AAGTACTTTCCATATTTTGCCTGCGTTTTGGCCAATTTCTTCAACTCCCTTCATATCCCCACCTTTTCAAATTCTCAAAAACAGTATACAATATAGTAGATATATATGTTGTGATTATAACACAAAAAGATTGCTACAAAAAGCTATACATATGATTATATACTAAGTAATTATTACGAAAAAACAAGACTCCCAAAAAATAGAGGGGGCCCGAAAAAATAAAAAGGAAGTATAAAATGGAAAGAAGAAATGATAGAAGGCAAAGGGGCTTTGATTCTCCTCGTGAAATGCATGATGTAACTTGTGCAGATTGCGGAAAAGAGACTCAAGTTCCGTTCAAACCCGATGGGAACAGACCGGTATACTGCCGTGAATGTTACCAGAAACACCGACCAAAAAGATTTTAAATTAAGGATCAATAGAAAAAACACCTTGTAAGAAGGGTTTTAGGTTTTTTCTTAATCCCTTTTTTCTTATTTTTTTATATAAGATTCTTAGTTTAAGCAATGTTTTTTTAAAGTAACAAATGTTATGAGGTAGATTATATGACAAAATCAAGGCATATAAATCAAAGAATAGGTGTATTTGTAGATGTACAAAACATGTATCACTCTGCAAAACAACTTTACAACAGCAAAGTAAATTTTAGAACAATATTAAAGGATGCTATAGCAGATAGAAAACTTATCAGGGCAATAGCGTATGTTATAAAAGCAGATGTAAAAGATGAGAATACATTCTATGATGCACTCATGGAGATGGGGTTCGAAGTAAGATCAAAAGACCTACAAATTTTCTATGGTGGCGCAAAAAAAGGAGACTGGGATGTGGGAATAGCTATGGATGTTATGAGATTAGCACCAAAACTAGACACAGTAGTACTAATTAGCGGAGATGGTGACTTCTCAGACCTTTTAGAACATGCAAAAAGTTTAGGTTGCAGAACCGAAGTAATAGCATTCGGTAAAACCACGTCACATAAACTGAGAGAAGTTACAGACTTCTTCCTCGATTTAGATAAAAACAAAAAATATCTGTTACCAAAAAAGAAATAAAAGCTTTAAATAACAAATATCCATGTTACATAGGAGCATCTGAATAGGATGAAAGACAAGATATTACAAGAAGCTATAGAATGGTACGAGAAAAATGGAAAAAACTCAGATGTTTACATAGATGATTTCATAGACTTAATATTCAACAGAACAACAGATGCTGTTTTAGAAGAGGTTAAAAACGAATTAAAAAACGAATTTGAAAAAGGTACATTAAAACATCCATTTGTAATATCAAGTGATTACTATCTCGAGCTTAAATTCAAAGAGATAAAAGAAAAATTCCTAAAAGATAGTATCAAAACAGATTCAGAATAAACGATAATATTTTTTAATCATTTTATATTCTGGGCCCCCGTGGGTTTCGGGAGCCCAAATTGTACCTCTACGTCGTTCAAATACGGATCACTTTTTCACCGATTCTCCTAAAATAGAGGCTATACCATTTAACAAAGATGTGTTTTAAATACATTACTGCAAATCGAACAAGGATTATAACATATCATTTTTCCATTTTTGACATTTTTACACGACATATTTATATAGAGTTAATGACAAATATTAACATGCCCAGAGAGGTGAAGGGGCATTTATTGCCCGCTGTCATTCAATCTGAGGCGGGAGAGATAGGAGATATATGGTATCTACCATTTATCTCTCCCAGGGGATGGCCTTATTTTAAAAAGTATATTAAAGATTTAATAACAATCACAAGATAACGGTAAAAATAATGGATGGGAAACTACTAGTAGAACTAATATTCCTAGCATCATGCATAATCACGATATATCTAATTCTAAGAAGACCCTATTTATATGTAAGACTAGGATTAAGAAGAGTAAAAATAGACACATATTTCCTAGGCGCACTACTAGGACCAATATTAATCATAATTTTTGGGATACTCAATTTCTCCCAAATTATAGAGGGGCTAGAAGGCGAAGGCGGTCTTAACCCATTTGGTATTTTGATACTATTTTTATCGATGGTTTTTATGAGTATCTTCCTTGATATAACAGGATTTTTTGAGTACTGCGCCAGATTAGCATTGAGATTTGCTGGTAACGATGGCAGAAAATTGTTTTTTTCTCTTTATATTACTGTATCTATACCTAACAATATTTACATCAAATGATATAATTATACTAACATTTACACCATTTATATACTATTTTACAAAAAACGCAGGAATAGACCCAAAACTATATCTCATCGCCGAATTCTTTGCAGCCAACACGTGGAGTATGATGCTCTATATAGGAAACCCAACAAATATATTACTTGC
The sequence above is drawn from the Candidatus Thermoplasmatota archaeon genome and encodes:
- a CDS encoding NYN domain-containing protein, whose protein sequence is MTKSRHINQRIGVFVDVQNMYHSAKQLYNSKVNFRTILKDAIADRKLIRAIAYVIKADVKDENTFYDALMEMGFEVRSKDLQIFYGGAKKGDWDVGIAMDVMRLAPKLDTVVLISGDGDFSDLLEHAKSLGCRTEVIAFGKTTSHKLREVTDFFLDLDKNKKYLLPKKK
- a CDS encoding SLC13 family permease: MAENCFFLFILLYLYLTIFTSNDIIILTFTPFIYYFTKNAGIDPKLYLIAEFFAANTWSMMLYIGNPTNILLAAAFDLRFDEYFKWMFLPAIVAGLVNMILLYLVCDILSAINGGASYDAWLVVDV